TCATAATATACAGATGGATCATTAACATCAGGAAATATTCTGTAAGTAAATTCCTGTTCCGTTAAAACTGTAATTTTTACTATTCTTGTAAAAAGTACGTTTCCGTTCGCATCTTTTGCTATGATAGTTCTGGTTGCTCCGTCTGCAGAAACGGACCAGTCTCCATGCATTTTAGGAGAATCATCAAGATTATACATCGTAAATGTACCATCTGCTTTAAAATAAGCAAAGCCTACAAAGTTCGTTACATGAGTGTCCGTTAAAGGAACCGG
The sequence above is drawn from the Chryseobacterium daecheongense genome and encodes:
- a CDS encoding DUF4822 domain-containing protein, which translates into the protein MMNILKKLFYGLYVLMMISVISCSDNNDETTVGETVLTPSQILSSTPWETTHAKNQNGQPVPLTDTHVTNFVGFAYFKADGTFTMYNLDDSPKMHGDWSVSADGATRTIIAKDANGNVLFTRIVKITVLTEQEFTYRIFPDVNDPSVYYDIIHTPTTHPEP